A genomic region of Jeotgalibaca ciconiae contains the following coding sequences:
- a CDS encoding glycoside hydrolase family 1 protein: protein MEKGSFPKDFLWGSASAAYQIEGAWDEDGKSPSVWDKFVRIPGKTFKGTTGDVAVDHYHRYKEDIALMAEMGMKTYRFSIAWTRIYPNSMDEVNQKGLDFYQDIIDVCLENGIQPMITLYHWDLPQYLQDAYRGWESRQIIEDFEKYAVTLFKEYGNKVKYWITMNEQNIFTRLGWQSAQHPPGLSDEDKLHYQVNHHAFLAHAKAVEKFHEIVADGMVGASFAFHPSYALDTKPKNVLAKHDFDDLKNYWWMDVYAYGRYPRAAMKYLESKNIAPKIQEGDFELLKSASEKVDFMGVNYYRSDVVEHNPEDGVDNSGIVNVSGKKGTSTETGMAGIYKSPLNPHLPTTDWDWTIDPMGLRIGCREITSRYDLPIIISENGLGAFDKLEEDKSVHDPYRIKYIQEHLKQIKMAIDEGSDIIAYCTWSFTDLLSWLNGYQKRYGFVYVDQSEYESNPSLNRYKKDSYYWYKNIIETDGEAIWE, encoded by the coding sequence ATTGAAAAAGGAAGCTTCCCGAAAGATTTCTTATGGGGAAGTGCCTCGGCTGCCTATCAAATCGAAGGGGCTTGGGATGAAGATGGAAAGAGTCCATCTGTTTGGGATAAATTCGTCAGAATTCCTGGTAAGACATTTAAAGGAACAACTGGAGATGTAGCAGTAGACCATTACCACCGGTACAAAGAAGACATTGCTCTAATGGCAGAAATGGGGATGAAAACATATCGTTTCTCCATTGCATGGACAAGGATTTATCCAAATTCGATGGATGAAGTTAATCAAAAAGGACTTGATTTTTATCAGGATATTATTGATGTATGTTTAGAAAACGGGATCCAACCAATGATTACTTTATACCACTGGGATTTACCGCAATATCTACAAGACGCATACCGAGGATGGGAAAGCCGTCAAATCATAGAAGACTTTGAAAAATATGCTGTGACATTATTTAAAGAATACGGTAATAAAGTGAAATATTGGATTACGATGAACGAACAGAATATTTTTACTCGATTGGGTTGGCAATCAGCTCAACACCCACCAGGCTTATCAGATGAAGACAAATTACATTACCAGGTAAATCATCATGCCTTTTTAGCTCATGCGAAAGCAGTTGAAAAGTTTCATGAGATAGTAGCTGATGGAATGGTGGGAGCAAGTTTTGCTTTTCATCCTAGTTATGCACTGGATACTAAACCAAAAAATGTTTTAGCGAAGCATGACTTCGATGACTTAAAAAATTATTGGTGGATGGACGTATATGCATACGGTCGTTATCCCAGAGCAGCGATGAAGTATCTCGAATCTAAAAACATTGCTCCAAAAATTCAAGAAGGAGATTTTGAGTTGCTAAAATCTGCTTCTGAAAAAGTAGATTTCATGGGTGTTAACTATTATCGTAGTGACGTGGTTGAGCACAATCCTGAAGATGGTGTTGATAATTCAGGTATTGTGAATGTATCTGGAAAAAAGGGAACATCCACAGAAACAGGTATGGCTGGAATCTACAAGAGTCCTTTAAATCCTCATTTACCTACTACTGACTGGGATTGGACGATTGATCCGATGGGACTGCGTATTGGCTGTCGAGAAATTACAAGCAGATACGATTTACCAATCATCATTTCCGAAAATGGCTTAGGCGCTTTTGATAAGTTGGAAGAGGATAAATCTGTGCATGATCCTTATCGTATCAAGTATATTCAAGAACATTTAAAACAAATTAAAATGGCCATCGATGAAGGTAGTGACATCATCGCATATTGTACCTGGTCGTTTACCGACTTATTAAGTTGGCTAAATGGCTATCAAAAACGCTACGGTTTTGTCTATGTTGATCAATCAGAATACGAGAGCAATCCAAGCTTGAATCGCTATAAAAAAGATAGCTACTATTGGTACAAAAACATAATTGAAACAGATGGCGAAGCTATTTGGGAATAA
- the celB gene encoding PTS cellobiose transporter subunit IIC → MEQENKFFSWLENNLMGPLSKMAQFKIVRAIMGAGVAAIPFTIVGSMFLVLNVLPTAIPALQGIFDTSLGKISPLYMLANTATMGILALYFNLVLGYEYTKIYAEEDDLDLNPLNGALLSMFAFFMSIPVLVFADSSIVRVTEITDASTIVNGWIMGGDGVARLGTAGIFTGIIMAIIAVQLYRLCVAKQWVIKMPEGVPDGVTRSFTALVPAFVIAFVVIIINGILVALGTDIFTMIEVPFGFVTNIANSWLGVVVIFFFIHLLWLVGIHGTNTIIPMLQPILLGNLALNAQEGQIVPFAGAFAKTFVEIGGSGATLGAVIIITFFAKSQQLKSLGKAAIIPSIFNINEPVIFGLPIIYNPYLAIPFIVAPMINVSLSYWAIKLGFISPIIAQAPWPTPVGISAFIGTGGDWRSVVLALLLLGLSTVIYYPFIRAYDQKLLQQEMEISEA, encoded by the coding sequence ATGGAACAAGAAAATAAATTCTTTTCATGGCTTGAAAACAATCTAATGGGTCCGTTAAGTAAAATGGCTCAATTCAAAATAGTAAGAGCAATTATGGGAGCAGGGGTTGCAGCGATTCCATTTACAATCGTTGGATCTATGTTCTTAGTATTAAATGTACTTCCAACTGCCATTCCAGCACTTCAAGGAATTTTTGACACATCATTAGGAAAAATAAGTCCGTTATATATGCTCGCTAATACAGCAACAATGGGAATTTTAGCTCTTTATTTCAACTTAGTATTAGGGTATGAATATACCAAAATATACGCAGAGGAAGACGACTTGGATTTAAACCCATTGAACGGTGCACTATTATCCATGTTCGCATTCTTCATGTCAATTCCTGTCTTAGTGTTTGCAGACAGTTCAATTGTTCGTGTGACAGAAATCACCGATGCATCAACAATTGTAAATGGTTGGATTATGGGTGGTGATGGGGTTGCGCGTTTAGGTACTGCAGGTATCTTTACGGGAATTATCATGGCAATCATCGCTGTTCAACTATATCGTTTGTGTGTAGCGAAACAATGGGTTATCAAAATGCCAGAAGGTGTTCCTGATGGCGTAACACGTTCGTTTACTGCTCTAGTTCCAGCATTTGTTATTGCTTTTGTAGTTATTATTATTAACGGAATCTTGGTAGCGCTTGGAACAGATATCTTTACAATGATTGAAGTACCATTTGGTTTCGTAACCAATATTGCGAATTCATGGCTTGGAGTAGTAGTTATTTTCTTCTTCATTCACTTATTGTGGCTTGTGGGAATCCATGGAACGAATACAATCATTCCAATGCTACAACCAATCTTATTGGGGAATTTGGCGTTGAATGCGCAAGAAGGGCAAATTGTTCCTTTTGCAGGGGCTTTTGCTAAAACATTTGTTGAAATTGGTGGTTCTGGAGCAACGTTGGGTGCGGTTATCATTATTACCTTCTTTGCTAAGTCTCAACAGTTGAAATCACTTGGAAAAGCTGCGATTATCCCATCTATCTTTAATATTAATGAGCCGGTAATTTTTGGTCTTCCAATTATTTATAACCCATACTTAGCAATACCGTTTATTGTAGCACCAATGATAAATGTTTCACTTAGCTATTGGGCAATCAAACTAGGCTTTATCAGTCCAATTATCGCTCAGGCACCATGGCCAACACCCGTAGGAATCAGTGCATTTATTGGTACAGGTGGAGACTGGCGTAGTGTTGTGCTGGCACTCCTATTATTGGGACTTTCAACAGTGATTTATTATCCCTTTATTCGAGCATACGATCAAAAACTACTGCAACAAGAAATGGAAATTTCAGAAGCATAA